CCCCGTCACCATTATAACTTTCTTAACGCCCAGGCGCTTTAATTCTCTAATAGCTTTCGGAGCATCTTCCTTTATCTCGTCAGATATAGCCAGGTATCCTGCGTACTTTCCGTTAACGACCACATGAGCGACGGTCCCTTTTATATGGCATGTATCGTGCTCAACATCAAAGCGGTGCAGCAGCCTGTCGTTGCCCACCATCACCTCAACGCCGTTTATTTTTGCCCTAACACCGTGTCCCGCTATTTCCTCGTGTTCTTTTATTTGAGCTTCGTTGATTTCTTTCCCATAGGCCTCTTTTATCGCCTTTGCAATCGGGTGGTTCGAGTGTGCCTCTGCTAAAGCTGCGAACCTCAAAATATCCTCTTCACTGAAGCCATTTCTCGTCTCTATCCTCGTGACCTTGAAGACGCCCTTTGTCAGTGTACCCGTCTTGTCAAAAGCTACGATTGTGGCTTTGCTGAGGGCATCGAGGAAGTTCGAGCCCTTGACGAGTATGCCCTCCCTCGCTGCTCTTCCAATCCCTCCGAAGTAGCCGAGCGGTATTGAAAGCACTAAAGCGCAGGGGCATGAGATTACCAAGAGCACCAAAGCCCTGTAGAGCCACTTAGAAAAGGGCTCTCCAAAAGCTAATGGGGGAATTAAAGCAACGAGTGCAGCTAATCCCACAACTGCCGGTGTGTAGTAGTGAGCGAACTTTGTGATAAACTTCTCTGTTTTAGCTTTCCTTGCACTTGCATTTTCCACGAGCTCCAAAATCCTTGAAATAGTTGACTCTCTAAGCTCTTTCGTAACTTTGACCGTCAAAAGACCGCTTAAGTTCACCATTCCCGAGAGAATCTCATCTCCTTCCTTAATGGTCCTTGGCACGCTTTCACCGGTCAAAGCTGAAGTATCGACGCTCGAGCTTCCCCCAATAACAGCACCATCAACTGGAACCCTCTCACCGGGCTTGACAATTATAATGTCCCCTACCTTAAGCTCCTCTGGTTTGACTCTAACTATCTTATCACCGACTTTCAGGTTTGCATATTCGGCTTTTAATGATAACAAGGCCTTAATTGAGCGCCTCGACTTGTTGACAGCTATGTCTTGAAAGAACTCGCCAACGATGTAGAACAGCATAACCCCCACAGCTTCTGGATATTCCCGAATTGCAAATGCCCCCAGTGTGGCTATAGCTATGAGGGAGTTCTCATCAAAGACGTTTCCATGCACCGAGTTGATGAAAGCGTTCCTCAGCACTTTCCAGCCCACAAGAAGGTAGCTCACGACGAATATTCCAAGCACAAAGGCATTGTCGTAGTTGTAATAGTATCTAAGGAGCATTCCCACTGCGAAGAGCACGAGCGAAGGTATGATGAAGTAGAGCGTCTTCTGTGGGTCTTCGTCGTGGTCGTGGTGGTGTCCGTGGTCATTGTCGTGGTGATGCTCTTCCTTC
Above is a genomic segment from Thermococcus sp. LS1 containing:
- a CDS encoding heavy metal translocating P-type ATPase: MPKKLKLEGLDCASCTYEIEEALKKEGFEFALVNFTTIGLVIEGDVERAKEIVKKVEPGVKIIEKEEHHHDNDHGHHHDHDEDPQKTLYFIIPSLVLFAVGMLLRYYYNYDNAFVLGIFVVSYLLVGWKVLRNAFINSVHGNVFDENSLIAIATLGAFAIREYPEAVGVMLFYIVGEFFQDIAVNKSRRSIKALLSLKAEYANLKVGDKIVRVKPEELKVGDIIIVKPGERVPVDGAVIGGSSSVDTSALTGESVPRTIKEGDEILSGMVNLSGLLTVKVTKELRESTISRILELVENASARKAKTEKFITKFAHYYTPAVVGLAALVALIPPLAFGEPFSKWLYRALVLLVISCPCALVLSIPLGYFGGIGRAAREGILVKGSNFLDALSKATIVAFDKTGTLTKGVFKVTRIETRNGFSEEDILRFAALAEAHSNHPIAKAIKEAYGKEINEAQIKEHEEIAGHGVRAKINGVEVMVGNDRLLHRFDVEHDTCHIKGTVAHVVVNGKYAGYLAISDEIKEDAPKAIRELKRLGVKKVIMVTGDNRDVAEEIARQIGVDGFYAELLPEDKVKVIEELEKKKAPNEKIVFVGDGINDAPVLARADVGVAMGALGSDAAIDTADIVIMDDKPSKLPKGIKIARKTQRIVWENIIFALGVKLAFISLGILGEATMWEAVFADVGVALIAVFNAMRILR